The Coffea arabica cultivar ET-39 chromosome 1e, Coffea Arabica ET-39 HiFi, whole genome shotgun sequence genome has a window encoding:
- the LOC140007914 gene encoding disease resistance protein RGA2-like: MADTAVSATIQVALQSVVSLAADHVNLVREFPTELERLNKSAEMIRGFLAGADEQMHSSDVKIWLKQLEEEVFKADNVLDELNCENLRRKVKYRNQLTKKKVFFCFSFFNKIGFRWRLGSMIREINTNLQRIHRDAEGLGLAYKHQVEDAFPTIASGATTSRQTDSTIVRGDVLGRDEDESEIVKKLLTESESVISVIPITGMGGLGKTTLAKAVYKNEQIVGHFDKKIWVCVAEEVDKIEKVFKMILESLTGGKVEGDRREVIVQKILEIGWRHL; this comes from the coding sequence ATGGCTGATACTGCTGTTAGTGCTACTATTCAGGTTGCATTGCAGTCGGTTGTTTCCCTTGCCGCTGATCATGTTAATCTGGTTCGTGAATTCCCAACGGAGCTGGAGAGACTCAACAAATCTGCTGAAATGATTCGAGGCTTCTTGGCTGGTGCCGACGAGCAAATGCATAGCTCAGACGTGAAAATTTGGCTCAAGCAGCTGGAAGAAGAGGTTTTCAAAGCTGACAATGTGCTGGACGAGCTCAACTGTGAAAATCTTCGTCGGAAGGTGAAGTATCGAAATCAACTCACGAAAAAGAAGGTATTCTTCTGCTTTTCATTCTTTAATAAAATTGGTTTTCGTTGGAGGTTGGGTTCAATGATCAGGGAGATCAACACGAACCTTCAAAGGATCCATCGGGATGCAGAAGGTTTGGGACTGGCCTACAAGCACCAAGTTGAAGATGCATTCCCTACTATTGCTTCTGGAGCCACAACAAGCCGACAGACCGACTCTACTATCGTTCGAGGAGATGTCCTAGGAAGAGACGAGGATGAATCAGAAATAGTTAAGAAGTTGTTGACCGAATCTGAAAGTGTTATTTCAGTTATTCCCATAACTGGCATGGGTGGATTAGGCAAAACAACTCTAGCTAAAGCCGTttacaaaaatgaacaaattgttggacattttgacaaaaaaatttggGTTTGTGTGGCTGAAGAAGTAGATAAAATCGAGAAGGTCTTCAAAATGATTCTTGAATCGTTAACAGGAGGAAAGGTTGAAGGGGATCGTAGGGAGGTTATAGTTCAAAAAATTCTAGAAATAGGTTGGAGGCATTTATAG